In one Culex quinquefasciatus strain JHB chromosome 2, VPISU_Cqui_1.0_pri_paternal, whole genome shotgun sequence genomic region, the following are encoded:
- the LOC119766298 gene encoding uncharacterized protein LOC119766298, whose protein sequence is MNSLTSYCCGICKAAVEKDGDLPFCDHCQQFFHYECAQLEKGVKDDSWRCPNCATEMEVTQVIVKFDDLEKTLQELEAEAKRQEERIVAEQQLHKRRLELQQQTQQRQQEAERQMLALEQQLMEQQLAAEKQFQEQQKKNKEDFEAKMAQLKAEAKTGPSGISTPLRHPGVTIPEVPKPKPTPIPVDSGEEGNGNEGDESGSDTSGTETESSSSDEQEKAEVEPPKQLRGPTKAQLTARQFLARKLPVFTGRCEEWPMFISSYETSNLACGFSNVENLARLQDSIREPALTNVRSLLLLPEKVPAAIETLRMLYGRPEQLLNTLLIKVRKADSPRSDRLESFIYFGVVVQQLVDHLEATHMNDHLVNPLLIRELVEKLPAGSKLEWIRFKKLKKHVSLRTFADFLSDIVTDASEATLFTEPQLQHQPQSRRDVKPKAGSRTHESYLHTHAAAENSGDTNHAGVNNKRPCRICDRTDHRVRNCEKFKQLKLEDRLDAVKKWQLCKLCLNEHGSARCRMNFRCNVGNCKERHNALLHSDVPATVANCNAHDVRARQPVIFRMIPVTLYNGGRSVNIIAFLDEGASYTLVDESITKLLNVRGSVQPLRIMWTAGVSRLERQSENVCLSISARGVSTQFQIKNAHTVNELKLPEQTVCFADVVKEYKHLHDLPVADYRGAPKILIGLKDLHLYAPLESRIGGAGEPIAVKSKLGWTIYGPHENNAPATGFVGHHVCHQVSNQDLHDLLKNQYLLEETGISMALLPESDEDKRARSILESTTVRIGDRYETGLLWKADDTSFPDSYVMALKRLKSLERKLLKNDSLYDNVRRQIVEYQQKGYAHKASQQELAACDPRKVWYLPLNVVTHPKKPEKVRLVWDAAATVAGVSLNSQLLKGPDMLTSLPSVIFRFRERPVGFGGDIREMYHQLRIRKEDTNAQRFLFRNDPTAEPEVYIMDVATFGATCSPCAAQFVKNKNAEEFSKQYPAAAKAIVENHYVDDYYDSVSTVDEAIQRAKEVRLIHSKAGFEIRNWVASSSEVVSALGEKEADQKVHLSQNKTTGYERVLGIVWNTSTDEFLFSAEMREDLERYLKGELRPTKRVVSSCVMSLFDPQGFLISFTIFGRILIQDLWRAGCDWDKAVDDEAWEKWKRWVSRLQEVEGVRIPRYYFQERTI, encoded by the exons ATGAATAGCCTCACAAGCTATTGCTGCGGGATCTGCAAGGCTGCGGTGGAAAAGGACGGCGACCTGCCCTTCTGCGACCACTGCCAGCAATTCTTCCACTACGAGTGCGCGCAGCTCGAGAAGGGTGTCAAGGACGATTCTTGGAGGTGCCCCAACTGCGCGACCGAAATGGAGGTCACCCAGGTCATCGTGAAGTTTGACGACCTGGAAAAGACCCTGCAGGAGCTGGAAGCAGAAGCGAAGCGCCAGGAGGAGAGAATCGTCGCGGAACAACAGCTGCACAAACGTCGCCTGGAGCTGCAACAGCAAACACAGCAGCGCCAACAAGAGGCCGAAAGGCAGATGCTGGCCCTTGAGCAGCAGCTCATGGAGCAACAACTCGCTGCCGAGAAGCAGTTCCAGGAACAGCAGAAAAAGAACAAGGAAGATTTCGAGGCCAAGATGGCACAACTAAAGGCCGAGGCAAAGA CTGGCCCCAGCGGAATCTCAACGCCGCTCCGGCATCCGGGAGTTACGATTCCAGAAGTACCCAAACCAAAACCGACTCCGATACCGGTGGACTCAGGTGAAGAGGGTAACGGCAACGAAGGAGACGAGTCCGGCTCGGACACTAGCGGAACGGAGACGGAATCCAGTTCGTCGGATGAGCAGGAAAAAGCGGAAGTAGAACCACCCAAGCAGCTACGGGGGCCAACGAAGGCGCAGCTTACTGCCCGCCAGTTCTTGGCCAGAAAACTGCCCGTATTCACTGGACGCTGCGAAGAGTGGCCAATGTTTATAAGCAGCTACGAGACGTCGAACCTGGCCTGCGGATTTTCGAACGTCGAGAACCTCGCCAGACTGCAAGACAGCATTCGGGAGCCAGCGTTGACCAACGTGCGCAGCCTACTGTTGCTGCCCGAGAAGGTCCCGGCGGCGATCGAAACTCTACGCATGCTGTACGGCCGGCCCGAACAGCTGCTCAACACGCTGCTGATCAAGGTACGGAAGGCCGACTCTCCCAGGTCGGATCGTCTGGAGTCGTTCATTTACTTCGGCGTCGTGGTCCAGCAGCTCGTAGACCACCTCGAGGCCACCCACATGAACGATCACCTGGTCAACCCACTGTTGATCCGAGAGCTGGTGGAGAAACTACCCGCCGGGTCGAAACTCGAATGGATTCggttcaagaagctgaagaagcaCGTCTCGCTCCGAACTTTCGCTGACTTCCTATCGGACATCGTGACCGACGCTAGCGAGGCCACACTGTTCACCGAACCGCAGCTGCAACATCAGCCGCAGTCTCGCAGAGACGTCAAACCAAAAGCTGGATCCAGAACGCACGAAAGCTACCTTCACACTCACGCTGCTGCGGAGAATAGCGGAGACACAAACCATGCCGGTGTAAACAACAAAAGACCATGCAGGATTTGTGATCGCACCGACCATCGAGTCCGCAACTGTGAGAAGTTCAAGCAGCTGAAATTGGAGGATCGTTTGGACGCAGTCAAGAAGTGGCAACTCTGTAAGCTGTGCCTGAATGAGCACGGGTCTGCCCGCTGCCGGATGAACTTCAGGTGCAACGTGGGAAACTGCAAGGAGCGGCACAACGCACTTCTGCACAGCGACGTCCCCGCAACGGTCGCCAACTGCAACGCTCACGATGTGCGGGCCAGACAGCCGGTGATCTTCAGGATGATTCCGGTCACGCTGTACAACGGCGGCAGATCGGTCAACATTATCGCGTTTCTGGACGAGGGAGCTTCGTACACGTTGGTGGACGAGTCCATCACGAAGTTGCTGAACGTTCGCGGCTCAGTTCAACCGCTGCGCATTATGTGGACTGCTGGAGTTTCAAGGCTGGAGAGACAATCGGAGAACGTGTGCCTGTCGATCTCTGCAAGAGGGGTGTCGACTCAGTTCCAGATCAAGAACGCCCACACCGTGAACGAGCTGAAACTTCCGGAACAAACCGTGTGCTTCGCAGACGTCGTCAAGGAGTACAAGCATCTGCACGATCTCCCGGTGGCAGATTACCGCGGCGCGCCGAAGATCTTGATTGGCTTGAAGGATCTTCACCTGTACGCGCCACTCGAGTCTCGGATCGGCGGCGCTGGAGAACCAATCGCTGTAAAGTCGAAACTTGGATGGACGATCTACGGTCCCCACGAGAACAACGCGCCAGCAACTGGATTCGTAGGTCATCATGTTTGTCACCAAGTCTCTAACCAAGACCTGCATGATCTCCTGAAGAACCAGTACCTCCTCGAAGAAACTGGCATCTCCATGGCGCTGCTGCCGGAGTCGGACGAGGATAAGCGAGCCAGGTCGATTCTGGAGTCAACAACGGTGCGGATCGGAGATCGATACGAAACCGGCCTGTTATGGAAAGCGGACGACACAAGTTTCCCCGACAGCTACGTGATGGCGCTGAAAAGGTTGAAATCCCTGGAAAGAAAGCTGCTGAAGAACGACTCGCTGTACGACAACGTGCGGCGCCAAATCGTCGAGTATCAACAGAAGGGCTACGCGCACAAGGCCTCCCAGCAAGAACTGGCTGCGTGCGATCCGCGAAAGGTGTGGTACTTACCGCTGAACGTGGTGACGCACCCCAAGAAGCCGGAGAAAGTACGCCTCGTGTGGGACGCGGCCGCTACTGTGGCGGGAGTCTCGCTCAACAGCCAGCTGCTCAAGGGGCCGGACATGCTGACGTCGCTTCCTTCAGTGATCTTCCGATTCCGTGAACGTCCTGTCGGATTCGGTGGTGATATCAGGGAAATGTATCACCAACTGCGCATACGGAAGGAGGATACGAACGCCCAGAGATTCCTGTTCCGGAACGACCCAACGGCCGAGCCTGAGGTGTACATCATGGACGTCGCCACCTTCGGGGCAACTTGCTCGCCGTGTGCTGCGcagtttgtgaaaaacaagaacgCGGAGGAGTTCTCGAAGCAGTATCCCGCGGCGGCGAAGGCAATCGTGGAGAACCATTATGTCGACGACTACTACGACAGCGTGTCTACGGTCGACGAAGCGATTCAGCGGGCGAAGGAGGTCAGACTCATCCACTCGAAAGCGGGCTTCGAGATCCGCAATTGGGTGGCAAGTTCAAGCGAGGTTGTCAGCGCGCTGGGCGAGAAGGAAGCCGATCAGAAAGTTCACCTCAGCCAAAACAAGACGACCGGTTACGAACGAGTGCTGGGCATTGTGTGGAACACGAGCACCGACGAGTTCTTGTTCTCGGCCGAGATGAGAGAGGATCTGGAGCGGTACTTGAAAGGAGAGCTGCGGCCCACGAAGCGGGTGGTGTCGAGCTGCGTAATGAGCCTGTTCGACCCTCAAGGTTTTCTGATCTCTTTCACGATCTTCGGGCGGATTTTGATCCAGGATTTGTGGCGGGCTGGCTGTGATTGGGACAAGGCGGTCGACGACGAAGCTTGGGAGAAATGGAAGCGCTGGGTGAGTCGCCTGCAAGAAGTCGAGGgcgttcgaatcccgcggtacTACTTCCAGGAGCGCACGATCTGA